A stretch of Paenibacillus mucilaginosus 3016 DNA encodes these proteins:
- a CDS encoding ABC transporter substrate-binding protein, whose amino-acid sequence MRKSTQKSILAVLGTTLLAGAVGCSHPAGRNAQQTEHPEDVTLKFIWWGSESRKESTLKVIELYRKEHPHIHFETESLANTGAVATQLAVQTSGQTTADIIQADYNFIYDYINRDLIEPLNAFTEDGTLNLSDMDKSYLLPGTKDDQLYAMPIGNNSTMLIYDPQLLTSAGVPVPQEEYTIDELYQTLKLLKQKIGRPDFYPLGNMIDVFYYLRARGASMYNKEGTALGYQDDRLMADFFALNKQWRDEGLLGGSSAVAGNDKNHPIVSGHAAFYSVATNAVSSLSKLAGRPLKLLPYPEVPGGQTGHFIKPSMFLALSSYSKHKKEAAAFMNFFLNSEAANDILKGERGVPVSGKIAARLSANLDEAGKEQYRILDYLKTRSKPIDAPYPSSHVVVSKAYELALKQVTDGKLTPEQAAKQYGEQAKVYLGGAKEGAGK is encoded by the coding sequence ATGAGAAAGTCAACCCAAAAGAGCATTCTCGCCGTACTCGGCACCACTTTACTTGCCGGCGCCGTCGGATGCAGCCATCCGGCCGGCCGGAACGCGCAGCAGACAGAGCATCCGGAAGACGTCACGCTGAAATTTATATGGTGGGGCTCCGAAAGCCGGAAAGAAAGCACACTGAAAGTGATCGAGCTTTACCGGAAGGAACATCCTCATATTCATTTTGAAACCGAATCCCTTGCGAATACCGGGGCGGTCGCGACTCAGTTGGCGGTACAAACCTCCGGCCAGACTACCGCGGACATCATCCAGGCGGATTATAATTTCATCTATGATTATATTAACCGCGATCTCATCGAGCCCTTGAATGCGTTTACGGAGGACGGCACCCTGAATCTGTCGGATATGGATAAGTCTTATCTGCTTCCCGGTACGAAGGACGATCAGTTATATGCCATGCCTATAGGGAACAATTCGACGATGCTGATCTATGACCCGCAGTTATTGACAAGCGCTGGGGTTCCCGTACCCCAAGAAGAATACACGATCGACGAGCTTTATCAAACCCTGAAGCTCTTGAAGCAAAAGATCGGCAGGCCGGACTTTTATCCCCTCGGGAACATGATTGATGTCTTCTATTACCTCAGAGCCCGTGGAGCCTCCATGTACAACAAAGAAGGCACCGCCCTGGGTTATCAGGATGACCGGCTGATGGCCGATTTTTTCGCCTTGAACAAGCAGTGGCGGGATGAAGGGCTGCTCGGAGGGTCGTCTGCGGTTGCCGGTAATGATAAGAATCATCCGATCGTCTCCGGCCATGCCGCTTTTTATTCCGTGGCGACCAACGCCGTCTCCTCCTTAAGCAAACTCGCAGGCCGTCCCTTAAAGCTCCTCCCTTATCCTGAAGTCCCGGGAGGACAAACAGGCCATTTTATCAAGCCGTCCATGTTCCTGGCTCTGTCGTCCTATTCCAAGCATAAAAAAGAAGCGGCCGCGTTCATGAACTTCTTCCTGAACAGCGAAGCGGCGAATGATATCCTGAAAGGAGAGCGAGGCGTTCCTGTGTCGGGCAAAATTGCTGCGAGACTGTCCGCGAATCTCGATGAAGCCGGCAAAGAGCAGTACCGGATTCTCGATTACCTGAAAACACGCTCCAAGCCGATCGATGCCCCTTACCCCTCCAGTCACGTGGTGGTCAGCAAGGCTTATGAACTGGCCTTGAAGCAGGTCACCGATGGGAAATTGACTCCGGAGCAGGCCGCCAAGCAGTACGGCGAGCAGGCCAAGGTCTACCTGGGCGGAGCCAAGGAGGGTGCCGGCAAATGA
- a CDS encoding helix-turn-helix transcriptional regulator: protein MNKAQRLLHILMTMQAHRKFNLKELTEEFGVSKRTILRDLQELSELGVPLYSELGVHGGYQLLRDRMLPPIHFSDKEAVALFLVAESLKGYPMLPFEAEVESALKKFYHYSPPSTKEKIEKLRSHVLFHVQERGLDTPYLTSLLEASLEGRIVTITYEAEKGTSERDIQPIGVYTASGLWYCPAYCFRSREPRLFRADRITALKIVEDQSRRIDPPGYDLRDWFTGRPSGETAELVIHLTRAGAVRAKSDPLLAEGLTVHADGRGCVRRAAAISDLSCLADTLLGYGAKAEVEAPALLREMLLQRVNEIRELYAGAGG, encoded by the coding sequence ATGAACAAAGCCCAGCGCCTGCTTCACATCCTGATGACGATGCAGGCCCACCGCAAATTCAACCTGAAGGAGCTGACCGAGGAATTCGGAGTCTCGAAGCGGACGATCCTGCGCGACCTGCAGGAGTTAAGCGAGCTCGGCGTACCGCTGTACTCGGAGCTCGGTGTCCACGGGGGGTACCAGCTGCTCCGAGACCGGATGCTTCCGCCGATTCACTTCTCGGACAAGGAGGCGGTCGCCCTGTTCCTGGTGGCCGAATCGCTGAAGGGCTACCCGATGCTGCCCTTCGAGGCCGAGGTGGAGTCCGCGCTGAAGAAGTTCTACCATTACTCCCCCCCGTCGACGAAGGAGAAGATCGAAAAACTCCGCTCGCATGTACTCTTTCATGTGCAGGAGCGGGGCCTCGATACACCGTATTTGACCTCGCTGCTGGAGGCTTCGCTCGAGGGGCGCATCGTCACGATCACGTATGAGGCGGAAAAAGGCACTTCCGAGCGCGACATCCAGCCCATCGGCGTCTACACGGCCAGCGGCCTGTGGTACTGCCCCGCCTACTGCTTCCGCTCCAGGGAACCCCGGCTGTTCCGCGCCGACCGCATCACCGCCCTGAAGATTGTGGAGGATCAGTCACGCCGGATCGATCCCCCGGGCTATGATCTGCGGGACTGGTTCACCGGCCGCCCCAGCGGGGAGACGGCCGAGCTTGTGATTCACCTGACCCGTGCCGGCGCAGTCCGTGCCAAGAGCGATCCGCTGCTGGCTGAAGGGCTGACGGTCCATGCGGATGGGAGAGGCTGTGTGCGGCGCGCAGCCGCCATCTCCGACCTGTCGTGCCTCGCCGACACGCTGCTTGGATATGGAGCCAAGGCGGAGGTCGAAGCGCCGGCCCTGCTCCGGGAGATGCTGCTCCAGCGGGTCAACGAGATCCGTGAGCTGTATGCGGGTGCGGGCGGCTGA
- a CDS encoding copper amine oxidase N-terminal domain-containing protein, giving the protein MNKSTAILFAAAILTTGSLSSPLTPAPLLPAAEAGAADHSFIEEVEARYKALESKYRGLYDADYKQAHEAYDAFYDSIHNDQHRLNRAGEDDLAYLTGLLEDDLKGLKERYSGSSARDALNEYQRQSNPNSSSGALWEYAAALNENYSSSTHWEFATAINENYSSSLMWNYHKEINENYSGSLMWEYSSETNPNYSGSTMWELHNESNANYSGSVMNQYKLGNLSRQQAEARMNELLVQGEKDLEAIRGAALAGLSRTQQETVQKLTALRDSTVSRILKQRAQSLEEIMAVRKRHFGGEIAVKPLAFGFGIQVVIDGEPQTYEQPPVNKDGSILVPMRAIFERLGAVLTWNAQERSVTAVKKETTVYLKLDSTEPTVNGTVKPLEVPAQLVNSNTMVPVRFISEALGAEVSWDGAAQTVYIQTK; this is encoded by the coding sequence ATGAACAAGTCGACCGCAATTCTATTCGCCGCTGCAATTCTAACTACAGGTTCCCTGAGCAGTCCGCTAACCCCCGCCCCGCTGCTTCCCGCTGCCGAGGCGGGGGCCGCGGACCATTCCTTCATCGAAGAGGTGGAAGCGAGATATAAGGCGCTGGAGTCGAAATACAGAGGCCTGTACGATGCAGACTACAAGCAGGCGCACGAGGCCTATGACGCCTTTTACGACAGCATCCATAACGACCAGCACAGGCTGAACCGTGCGGGGGAAGACGACCTCGCTTATTTGACCGGCTTGCTCGAAGACGACCTAAAGGGCTTGAAGGAGCGCTACAGCGGCTCCTCCGCCCGCGACGCGCTGAACGAATACCAGCGGCAGAGCAATCCGAATTCCTCCTCGGGCGCGCTGTGGGAATACGCCGCAGCGCTGAACGAGAACTACTCTTCGAGCACCCACTGGGAATTCGCCACGGCCATAAATGAGAATTACAGCTCCTCCCTCATGTGGAATTATCATAAGGAGATCAATGAGAACTATTCCGGGAGCCTCATGTGGGAGTACAGCAGCGAGACGAATCCGAACTACTCCGGCAGCACCATGTGGGAGCTGCATAACGAGTCGAACGCGAACTACTCCGGCAGCGTCATGAACCAGTACAAGCTCGGGAATCTGTCGCGGCAGCAGGCCGAAGCCCGGATGAATGAACTGCTGGTTCAGGGAGAAAAAGATCTGGAAGCGATCCGCGGCGCGGCACTCGCCGGACTGTCCCGCACGCAGCAGGAAACGGTGCAGAAGCTGACGGCGCTGAGGGATTCCACAGTCAGCCGGATTCTGAAGCAGCGTGCGCAGTCGCTGGAAGAAATCATGGCGGTCCGCAAGCGCCATTTCGGCGGGGAAATCGCGGTCAAGCCGCTCGCATTCGGCTTTGGCATCCAGGTCGTCATCGACGGGGAGCCGCAGACCTACGAGCAGCCGCCGGTCAACAAGGACGGCAGTATCCTGGTGCCGATGCGGGCGATCTTCGAGCGGCTCGGCGCCGTGCTCACCTGGAACGCGCAGGAGCGCTCCGTCACGGCCGTAAAGAAGGAGACGACGGTCTACCTCAAGCTGGACAGCACGGAGCCGACAGTGAACGGCACGGTGAAGCCGCTCGAGGTGCCCGCACAGCTTGTGAACTCGAACACGATGGTGCCGGTGCGGTTCATCAGCGAGGCGCTCGGCGCCGAAGTGAGCTGGGATGGAGCCGCCCAGACCGTATATATCCAAACGAAATAA
- a CDS encoding MATE family efflux transporter, whose protein sequence is MTEESINQKLNQTTSTGTPELSLARITWPILVEMLLHLLMGNLDILMLSHYSERAVASVGIANQLLQFFIMLFGFVAAGTTIVVSQDLGGGQRQKAVQAACTAAAMNSVLGLGISLALGGGAAFFLTLLGTPDEMMGEAGTYLRIVGSFLFLEVVMLTGSAVLRSYGLTREVMWISIGMNAVHVLGNALVLYGPFGLPQLGLEGVAWSTVVSRLLAMTAILYVAKRTLRPRLKPSSFLREAGACARRLLRIGIPSTIEYMAYYVSQLIITSFIVSIGIAALTTRVYADSVLGIVSLLATSIAVGTQIIVSRLVGGRRMAEAEDECRRSIRWSMGLCAAAAAGAAFAAEPLLGLFTEDPAVIREGTRVLWLMLLFQPAHSLCMIYQHVLKAAGDPAYPAKLGVLFMIGIRVPVSWLCITVFDLGIIGVYAAFILDEWTRALLMRRRWAAGRWRTGSGEREAVTTAAVS, encoded by the coding sequence ATGACGGAAGAATCGATAAACCAAAAGTTGAACCAAACGACGAGTACGGGGACCCCGGAGCTGAGCCTGGCCCGGATCACCTGGCCAATCCTGGTGGAGATGCTGCTGCATCTGCTTATGGGCAATCTCGATATTCTCATGCTGAGCCATTACAGCGAGCGGGCCGTGGCCTCTGTGGGGATCGCCAATCAGCTGCTGCAGTTCTTTATCATGCTCTTCGGCTTTGTGGCCGCGGGAACGACGATCGTGGTATCGCAGGATTTGGGGGGCGGGCAGCGGCAAAAGGCGGTGCAGGCGGCCTGCACGGCCGCAGCGATGAATTCGGTGCTGGGGCTCGGGATCAGCCTGGCCCTCGGCGGCGGCGCCGCCTTCTTCCTTACGCTACTCGGAACACCTGACGAGATGATGGGCGAGGCCGGAACGTATCTGCGCATCGTCGGCAGCTTCCTTTTCCTGGAAGTGGTGATGCTGACGGGCTCCGCGGTGCTGCGCAGCTATGGGCTGACCCGTGAAGTCATGTGGATCTCGATCGGCATGAACGCTGTGCATGTGCTCGGCAATGCGCTGGTGCTCTACGGGCCGTTTGGTCTGCCCCAGCTGGGGCTCGAAGGCGTAGCCTGGTCGACGGTTGTCTCCCGGCTGCTGGCGATGACCGCCATCCTGTACGTGGCGAAGAGAACGCTTCGTCCGCGGCTGAAGCCCTCTTCCTTCCTCCGTGAAGCGGGGGCCTGCGCCCGGAGGCTGCTGCGGATCGGGATTCCGTCCACCATCGAATATATGGCCTATTATGTCTCACAGCTCATCATCACTTCGTTCATTGTCTCGATCGGCATCGCGGCGCTGACGACCCGGGTCTATGCGGACAGCGTGCTGGGGATCGTCTCTCTGCTTGCGACTTCGATCGCGGTCGGCACCCAGATTATCGTAAGCCGACTGGTCGGAGGCAGACGGATGGCCGAGGCGGAGGACGAATGCCGCCGGAGCATCCGCTGGTCGATGGGCCTCTGTGCGGCCGCCGCTGCGGGAGCTGCCTTCGCCGCAGAGCCCCTGCTCGGCCTCTTCACGGAGGACCCGGCCGTCATCCGCGAAGGCACCCGGGTGCTCTGGCTCATGCTGCTGTTCCAGCCCGCTCACAGCCTGTGCATGATCTATCAGCATGTGCTGAAAGCGGCGGGCGACCCGGCCTATCCGGCCAAGCTCGGCGTGCTCTTCATGATCGGCATCCGCGTGCCGGTATCCTGGCTCTGTATCACGGTGTTCGACCTCGGGATCATCGGCGTCTATGCCGCCTTTATTCTTGACGAGTGGACCCGCGCCCTGCTGATGCGCCGCCGCTGGGCCGCCGGGCGCTGGCGGACGGGAAGCGGGGAGAGGGAGGCGGTCACAACCGCAGCCGTATCCTGA
- a CDS encoding Ger(x)C family spore germination protein, with product MKRARGLALVGLLLGLAGCWDRTEVNDMAFTMAMSIDKAGDRAVEVSVQIFIPRSSGGGGGGGGGGEMQSGQHAGGATLVRSAVGKSIGEALSKLQEQVPRFLFLGHNEVYVIGEEAARDGITDHVDFLARAPQSRKRAYVFISRGKGKEMLKTQSPLERSSAEVVREMAAIRTGLSMTVKDMEVQLSGQSDSLAVPLLEREPSGNSGKSKEGGIHYIRGLAVIKKGKMVGTMDDTLARGVLWVRNEMNSAVLSFPAGGERGGTVSVRSWKNHARLVPELRSGEVVMTVVVKAETYMLQNTSGMNPMDPKINRQLESQLNAALDQRIRRSIQTAQNKWNADIFGFADAISRQYPQQWRQMKGQWDKLFPKLQVMIQAQGTIERSGAIGGSTAVKPAEVMNP from the coding sequence ATGAAGCGGGCGAGGGGGCTGGCACTAGTAGGTCTGCTGCTGGGGCTTGCAGGCTGCTGGGACCGTACCGAAGTGAACGACATGGCTTTCACCATGGCCATGTCGATTGATAAGGCAGGAGACCGCGCCGTCGAGGTGTCGGTCCAGATCTTCATTCCCCGTTCGTCCGGGGGCGGTGGAGGCGGAGGAGGAGGCGGGGAGATGCAGTCCGGCCAACATGCGGGAGGTGCTACACTGGTCCGCTCGGCGGTAGGCAAATCGATCGGGGAAGCATTGAGCAAGCTGCAGGAGCAGGTTCCCCGGTTTCTTTTTCTCGGCCATAACGAGGTGTACGTGATTGGGGAAGAGGCGGCCCGGGACGGGATTACGGACCATGTCGACTTTCTTGCACGCGCCCCGCAGTCCAGGAAGCGGGCTTATGTCTTTATCAGCAGAGGCAAAGGCAAGGAGATGCTCAAAACGCAGTCGCCGCTCGAACGCTCGTCCGCCGAAGTCGTGCGTGAGATGGCCGCGATCCGGACGGGACTCAGCATGACGGTGAAGGATATGGAAGTTCAGCTCAGCGGGCAGTCGGACAGCCTCGCCGTCCCCCTGCTGGAACGGGAGCCTTCCGGTAACAGCGGGAAAAGCAAGGAGGGGGGGATCCATTATATCCGCGGACTGGCCGTGATCAAGAAGGGGAAGATGGTCGGCACCATGGACGACACCCTTGCGCGGGGCGTGCTGTGGGTCCGCAACGAAATGAATTCGGCCGTGCTCAGCTTCCCGGCCGGAGGCGAGAGAGGCGGGACGGTATCGGTCCGATCCTGGAAAAATCACGCGAGGCTTGTTCCGGAGCTCCGCAGCGGTGAGGTGGTCATGACAGTTGTTGTGAAGGCCGAAACCTATATGCTGCAGAATACCTCTGGAATGAATCCCATGGATCCGAAGATCAACAGGCAGCTGGAGAGCCAGCTGAATGCGGCGCTCGACCAGCGGATCCGCCGAAGCATTCAGACCGCGCAGAATAAATGGAACGCGGACATCTTCGGCTTCGCCGACGCCATCAGCCGCCAATATCCTCAGCAGTGGCGGCAGATGAAAGGGCAGTGGGACAAGCTCTTTCCCAAGCTGCAGGTCATGATTCAGGCCCAGGGAACCATCGAGCGAAGCGGCGCTATAGGCGGAAGCACGGCGGTCAAACCGGCGGAGGTGATGAATCCGTGA
- a CDS encoding GerAB/ArcD/ProY family transporter — MLDQGRISAQQLSLLLYSTVLATVILQAPAIMAKHAERDLYLSPVWAAFAGLLVIWLSMALHRYFPKRTVIGYSSVLLGRWGGRLLGSVLLFFYLHINSLNLRQYGEFIVGTVLPRTPLLFVMGCMMLVCMYAASGGIESIGRASQMFVPVVVVLLLIVLLLLIPDLDPKLVPPIMERGLKPSLMGSIPAQSWYSELFLMAFLLPYVSDPEKVIRRSSLYAFLGVLATLVLTGIWSLMLFGNTVSRQMYPLMSAAEYISLAGFLQHLEALILAVWISVMFIKITMIHYVVCLGAAEWLRLSGFRQLVVPLGFLTLVFAVWAAPNQQELAGFLGSIVPMYGLLVRLVLPLLLWAAAAVFHGRRGRGGQELQP, encoded by the coding sequence ATGTTGGACCAAGGGCGCATCTCCGCTCAGCAATTATCACTGCTGCTGTATTCCACCGTACTGGCTACGGTGATCCTGCAGGCTCCCGCCATTATGGCCAAGCACGCGGAGAGGGACTTGTACCTCTCGCCCGTGTGGGCCGCCTTTGCCGGGCTGCTTGTCATCTGGCTGTCGATGGCTCTTCACCGGTATTTCCCGAAGCGGACGGTCATCGGATACAGTTCCGTCCTTCTCGGACGGTGGGGAGGCCGGCTGCTCGGCAGCGTTCTTTTATTTTTCTACCTGCATATCAACAGCTTGAATTTGAGGCAGTACGGGGAATTCATTGTGGGGACCGTTCTTCCGAGGACTCCGCTGCTGTTCGTGATGGGATGCATGATGCTCGTCTGCATGTACGCTGCTTCCGGTGGAATCGAGAGCATCGGACGGGCATCCCAAATGTTCGTTCCGGTCGTCGTGGTGCTCCTCCTGATCGTGCTTCTGCTCCTGATTCCGGATCTCGATCCGAAGCTGGTGCCGCCTATTATGGAACGCGGACTGAAGCCTTCGCTGATGGGCTCCATACCGGCACAGAGCTGGTACAGCGAGCTGTTTCTCATGGCCTTCCTGCTGCCCTATGTCTCCGATCCGGAGAAGGTGATCCGCCGCTCGTCCCTGTATGCTTTCCTCGGCGTGCTGGCTACCCTGGTGCTGACCGGCATCTGGTCGCTGATGCTCTTCGGGAACACGGTCTCCCGCCAGATGTACCCCCTGATGAGCGCCGCCGAATACATCAGCCTGGCGGGTTTCCTGCAGCACTTGGAAGCCCTTATTCTCGCGGTTTGGATCTCGGTCATGTTCATTAAGATCACGATGATCCATTATGTGGTCTGCCTGGGTGCGGCGGAGTGGCTACGGCTGTCGGGTTTCCGGCAGCTGGTGGTCCCCCTCGGCTTTCTGACGCTCGTCTTCGCGGTCTGGGCCGCGCCGAACCAGCAGGAGCTTGCCGGCTTCCTCGGCAGCATCGTTCCGATGTACGGTCTGCTGGTCCGGCTGGTTCTTCCCCTTCTGTTATGGGCGGCGGCAGCCGTTTTTCATGGCCGGCGGGGTCGAGGCGGACAGGAGCTGCAGCCATGA
- a CDS encoding methyl-accepting chemotaxis protein, with product MKKSKGFTIQRKLYGGFGLVLFLLAVMSTISYVYLVKVNDSYTELIKHQSKTLQLIKDLNIAVESESSHLNKYLITGDPKQVDAFQQSQSRFAAALTQLKTLITDRDDKQILAGLDLLQGQFSSAAMQMIDAKKQDNTKAFVDISVAQGPVLDAFTTSANRFVERKQAALDVQASATFEEVERTKSLVILLTVITLLAGAAATVTISRMISIPIIKLQAMASKIAHGDLRETNVVVKNSDEIGDLAKAFNLMAGNLRSLIQEVGTNAEQVAASSEQLTASAEQTGQATEHVAHITESLAEGTEKQVGTITESVSLVHKMDVEAKNIASRASLVTAAVQQASQVAAEGGTAVQSAIHQMSSVQSNVGEITQVVTSLGHKTDEIGQIIAIITDIAAQTNLLSLNAAIEAARAGESGKGFAVVAGEVRKLADQTARSGKQVSDVILAIQAETKRAIEKVIQGEKEVLEGIGAVHKAGESFRHIESSIHEVNGQIKEVSDSSAGMSLETKHLVAAFEEINRVTQEAAKGTHSVSASAQEQLASVEEITGSSRELARLAQKLQESIEKFSF from the coding sequence ATGAAGAAATCCAAGGGATTCACGATTCAAAGAAAGCTGTACGGAGGGTTCGGACTGGTCCTCTTCCTGCTCGCCGTCATGTCGACGATCAGCTATGTGTATCTGGTCAAAGTGAATGACTCTTATACCGAATTGATCAAGCACCAGTCGAAAACCCTTCAGCTCATCAAGGATCTGAACATTGCCGTCGAGAGCGAAAGCTCCCATCTGAACAAGTACCTGATCACCGGAGATCCCAAGCAGGTGGATGCTTTTCAACAATCGCAGAGCCGCTTTGCAGCTGCTCTGACCCAGCTGAAGACCTTGATCACAGACCGGGACGATAAGCAGATCCTGGCGGGCCTTGACCTGCTGCAGGGTCAATTCAGCTCCGCCGCCATGCAGATGATCGATGCCAAAAAACAGGATAACACCAAAGCGTTCGTTGACATCTCCGTCGCTCAGGGTCCGGTGCTGGATGCCTTTACGACCTCGGCCAACCGGTTCGTCGAGCGAAAGCAGGCAGCCTTGGATGTGCAAGCATCCGCTACCTTCGAGGAGGTCGAACGGACCAAAAGCCTGGTCATTCTTCTGACGGTTATCACCTTATTGGCAGGTGCGGCAGCCACTGTAACGATCAGCCGAATGATCTCCATTCCGATCATCAAGCTGCAAGCCATGGCCTCCAAGATCGCGCACGGCGATCTCCGGGAAACGAACGTAGTCGTAAAGAACAGCGACGAGATCGGAGATCTGGCCAAAGCATTCAACCTGATGGCGGGCAATCTCAGGAGCCTGATTCAAGAGGTCGGCACCAATGCCGAACAAGTGGCGGCTTCCTCCGAGCAGCTTACCGCAAGTGCGGAACAAACCGGACAGGCCACCGAGCATGTCGCCCATATCACCGAGAGCCTGGCGGAAGGAACCGAAAAGCAGGTCGGTACGATCACGGAGAGCGTATCGCTTGTGCATAAGATGGATGTCGAAGCAAAGAACATCGCTTCACGCGCTTCCCTTGTCACTGCCGCCGTCCAGCAGGCATCGCAGGTTGCGGCGGAGGGCGGAACAGCCGTTCAGTCGGCCATTCACCAGATGTCCTCAGTGCAAAGCAATGTGGGTGAGATCACTCAAGTCGTTACCTCCCTCGGCCATAAAACGGATGAGATCGGGCAGATCATCGCCATCATCACCGATATCGCGGCCCAGACCAATCTCTTGTCGCTGAATGCCGCCATTGAAGCGGCGCGTGCCGGCGAGAGCGGAAAAGGGTTTGCGGTGGTAGCGGGTGAAGTACGCAAGCTGGCCGACCAGACGGCCAGGTCCGGCAAACAGGTGTCCGACGTGATTCTTGCCATTCAAGCCGAAACGAAACGGGCGATCGAGAAGGTCATCCAGGGGGAAAAAGAAGTACTGGAGGGCATCGGAGCCGTTCATAAGGCCGGCGAATCCTTCCGTCATATCGAATCTTCCATCCATGAGGTGAACGGTCAGATCAAGGAGGTCTCCGACTCTTCCGCCGGGATGTCCCTCGAAACGAAGCATCTTGTGGCTGCCTTTGAGGAAATCAACCGGGTAACGCAGGAGGCCGCCAAAGGAACCCACAGCGTCTCCGCCTCGGCCCAGGAGCAGCTCGCAAGTGTAGAAGAAATCACCGGCTCCTCCAGGGAATTGGCACGCCTTGCCCAGAAACTGCAGGAGAGCATTGAGAAATTCTCCTTCTAA
- a CDS encoding spore germination protein: MSDPPRTGHAEAPPVPRAAEDRFGPDYGENIQRLQGMFGDCDDVLFSEIALGSGERATLVFVPGLSDIAALQEQVVGALQQVRLDREAAARPADWLKQSLPVASAGEVLGFDDLAHRILSGSPALLLEGQAAAFSLALPKWDKRSIEEPAAESVVRGPREGFTEDLASNTVMLRRKIRSPKLKMNFFTVGEYTRTELALVYIEGIAAPGLVREAAERIGRIKLDGILESAYIEELMEDQPSSPFPQLRSTERPDVCAGALLEGRIVLLMEGTPFALIAPVTLFSLLQSPEDYYQRSVSATLIRWIRYMFSFIALFAPSFYVAILTYHQEMVPTTLLLTIAKSREDIPFPAVVEAFLMEVMFEGLREAGIRLPKQVGAAVSIVGALVIGQAATASGLVSSPMVMVVAITGIASFMIPQYQTSIVYRILRFPLMLLSGIQGLVGLTLGVIIIVIHLCQLRSFREPYLSPLAPQHRKSWKDVLLRAPERKMETRPQLKQSRNPVRQSNPRGGRS, translated from the coding sequence ATGAGCGATCCGCCACGCACTGGGCATGCGGAGGCCCCTCCGGTCCCTCGAGCGGCAGAGGACCGGTTCGGCCCCGATTACGGGGAGAACATCCAACGGCTGCAGGGCATGTTCGGTGATTGCGACGATGTCCTGTTCAGCGAGATCGCGCTGGGGAGCGGGGAGCGGGCGACCCTGGTCTTTGTGCCCGGGTTGTCCGACATCGCGGCCCTTCAGGAACAGGTGGTGGGCGCCCTGCAGCAGGTCCGCCTGGACCGGGAAGCTGCGGCCCGGCCGGCGGATTGGCTGAAGCAGTCCTTGCCCGTAGCTTCGGCGGGCGAGGTGCTTGGCTTCGATGATTTGGCCCATCGGATTCTGAGCGGCAGCCCGGCGCTGCTGCTTGAGGGGCAGGCGGCGGCATTCTCGCTCGCGCTGCCCAAATGGGACAAGCGCTCGATCGAGGAGCCGGCCGCCGAGTCGGTCGTGCGCGGACCGAGGGAGGGCTTCACCGAGGATCTGGCGTCCAATACGGTGATGCTGAGGAGGAAGATTCGCAGCCCCAAGCTCAAGATGAACTTCTTCACGGTCGGCGAGTATACCCGGACGGAACTCGCGCTGGTGTATATCGAAGGGATTGCAGCACCCGGTCTCGTCCGCGAAGCGGCCGAGAGAATCGGGCGCATCAAGCTCGACGGCATTCTGGAGAGCGCCTATATCGAAGAGCTGATGGAAGATCAGCCTTCTTCGCCGTTCCCGCAGCTAAGGAGCACCGAACGGCCCGACGTGTGTGCCGGCGCGCTTCTGGAGGGGCGGATCGTCCTCCTGATGGAAGGCACGCCGTTTGCCCTGATCGCCCCCGTCACGCTCTTTTCTCTGCTGCAGTCGCCCGAGGATTATTACCAGCGCTCGGTCAGCGCCACGCTGATCCGGTGGATCCGGTACATGTTCTCCTTTATCGCGCTGTTCGCTCCGTCCTTCTATGTGGCCATTCTCACCTACCATCAGGAGATGGTTCCGACCACGCTGCTGCTGACCATTGCCAAGTCGCGGGAGGACATTCCGTTTCCGGCGGTCGTGGAGGCCTTCCTGATGGAAGTCATGTTCGAAGGCCTGCGGGAAGCGGGCATCCGCCTGCCCAAGCAGGTGGGCGCCGCCGTCAGCATCGTCGGAGCGCTTGTCATCGGCCAGGCGGCGACTGCGTCAGGCCTCGTCTCCTCGCCGATGGTCATGGTTGTGGCGATCACCGGCATCGCATCGTTCATGATCCCCCAGTACCAGACCAGCATCGTCTACCGGATTCTGCGCTTTCCCTTGATGCTCCTCTCCGGAATTCAGGGATTGGTGGGGCTGACGCTGGGTGTCATCATCATCGTCATTCACTTATGCCAGCTGCGCTCTTTCAGGGAGCCGTACCTCAGCCCCCTGGCCCCCCAGCACAGGAAGTCGTGGAAGGATGTTCTCCTGCGGGCGCCCGAGAGGAAGATGGAGACCCGTCCGCAGCTGAAGCAATCCCGGAATCCGGTACGCCAGAGCAATCCACGAGGGGGAAGGAGCTGA